A single genomic interval of Spirosoma linguale DSM 74 harbors:
- a CDS encoding TonB-dependent receptor plug (PFAM: TonB-dependent receptor plug~KEGG: mxa:MXAN_4746 TonB-dependent receptor), translating into MSRILILSLLFIGSIWSTAWAQERRVVGKVTSAEDGSALPGVSVVVKGSTKGTTTDASGIYSLTVPSGKGTILVYSFVGVTTQEVKLGSESEVNVSLVSDSRQLSEVVVTGVGVATSKTKLGIAVESVSAKDLPAAPTASIDQALVGKIAGAQIVSANGTPGSKANILLRGINTINRGTSPIVLMDGVQVGSTDINSLDLSTIERVEVIQGAAAGTLYGAQGANGVIQLFSKRGKDGPAQISFSNSYASNTYINKGGVAQADKHAFVTDASNNVIGVSGKPLAFDPATSTWSENVQYNALDVNSQANKPYDQNLKFYDYYKMFFRPSETINNSLNISGGSGKADYSITASNSYQSTILKNNGAFNRSNLVSNIGMTLAKNLTLRSISQLVYTKNTINTYDRAVWYDINNTRPFDNYDYVDPDGNYAAYFGSASGVNGYNPNYRLQYRNHVDNKVDVIQSVELDYKPIKYLDLNARYGLNYTQEGERYTYGNQTLNRNIIANGAGYATSLNASDAKGEISTYDYKTVFQNFLASAFIKTDFQEDFKLNIPIRTSTQISFDYRKNNYKEFDTYALGVPTYNPYTAAQASTYRVSLDNSTPFVTYGYLINQHIEYGELLGVTAGFRSDYSSAFGRGSTPFTFPHADGYIRPSSLTFWQNSALGTYVPEFKLRAAYGQAGIQPKPFDRYVTLGTRTFGANNVFYNTVTQSNPDLGVEVSKELELGTDFTIKGGNGDWLRKLNFSFSYWDRSTDNAIYNVNSAPSTGIGTVKDNAFSLSSKGTQFSLNATVYRGRSFTWNFTTNFGHQSSQIDAVKGNQQIVVTSSAGSTNYVLKAGQKIGQLFGFLAIHSLDQVLPDGKPAIAESAKANYEVASNGYVVNKTTKQPLFSSAQYSFGDPNPTFVSSFINDISFRDIVTLNFQFDWTQGSHIYNQTKEWMYRDGIHKDYTNPITINGQTGAWTAFYRGVYQAGANNGTKDYFYEDASFVRLRNVALGVELTKLIKLPMRRLQVVFSGRNVLTFTKYTGFDPEVSSGQTTGNESSAWDRGTDHNTTPNNRSYQVSLNFGF; encoded by the coding sequence ATGAGTAGAATTCTAATATTGAGTTTGCTGTTCATAGGCTCAATCTGGTCTACAGCGTGGGCTCAGGAACGGAGAGTAGTCGGCAAGGTTACGTCGGCAGAGGATGGGTCCGCTTTACCCGGTGTTTCGGTGGTAGTAAAAGGATCGACGAAAGGGACAACGACGGATGCCAGTGGTATTTATAGTCTTACGGTACCCAGTGGAAAAGGGACAATTCTGGTATATAGCTTCGTCGGTGTTACGACGCAGGAAGTTAAACTCGGCAGTGAGTCGGAAGTGAATGTAAGCCTGGTGTCGGACTCGCGTCAACTGTCGGAAGTTGTGGTAACAGGGGTTGGGGTGGCTACCTCAAAAACCAAGTTAGGTATTGCCGTGGAATCAGTATCGGCGAAAGACCTTCCCGCTGCACCAACGGCTTCTATCGACCAGGCACTGGTTGGTAAAATTGCCGGTGCTCAGATCGTGAGTGCCAACGGTACACCTGGCTCAAAAGCCAACATTCTGCTGCGCGGTATCAACACAATTAACCGGGGTACATCGCCAATTGTGTTGATGGATGGTGTGCAGGTGGGTTCTACCGACATTAACAGCCTCGATCTTAGTACCATTGAGCGGGTTGAAGTTATCCAGGGTGCGGCTGCCGGTACACTGTACGGAGCACAGGGTGCCAATGGCGTTATTCAATTGTTCAGCAAACGGGGTAAAGATGGCCCGGCGCAGATCAGCTTCTCGAACAGCTATGCCAGCAACACCTACATCAACAAAGGTGGTGTGGCCCAGGCCGATAAACACGCCTTTGTAACGGATGCCAGCAACAATGTAATTGGTGTGTCCGGTAAGCCCCTTGCTTTCGATCCGGCAACCAGCACCTGGAGCGAAAACGTACAGTACAATGCCCTGGATGTAAACAGCCAGGCCAACAAGCCCTACGACCAGAACCTGAAGTTCTACGATTATTACAAGATGTTTTTCCGGCCTTCGGAAACGATCAACAACTCGCTGAACATCTCGGGCGGAAGCGGTAAAGCCGATTACAGCATCACGGCTTCCAATAGCTACCAGTCGACCATTCTGAAAAACAATGGTGCTTTCAACCGGAGCAACCTGGTTAGTAACATTGGGATGACCCTTGCCAAGAATTTGACCTTGCGCAGCATATCTCAGCTGGTATATACCAAGAATACGATCAACACCTACGACCGGGCTGTCTGGTACGATATCAACAACACCCGTCCGTTCGACAATTACGATTATGTTGATCCCGACGGAAACTATGCCGCTTATTTCGGCAGCGCGTCGGGCGTAAACGGGTACAACCCGAACTACCGTCTGCAATACCGAAATCACGTTGATAACAAAGTAGACGTTATTCAGAGCGTTGAACTGGACTACAAGCCCATTAAATACCTGGACCTGAATGCCCGCTATGGTCTGAACTACACCCAGGAAGGCGAACGCTATACGTATGGCAACCAGACCCTGAACCGCAACATCATTGCCAACGGAGCCGGTTATGCTACTTCGCTGAACGCCAGTGACGCCAAAGGGGAGATTTCGACCTACGATTACAAAACCGTATTCCAGAACTTCCTGGCCAGTGCCTTCATCAAAACGGATTTCCAGGAAGATTTTAAGCTGAATATTCCCATCCGTACATCAACGCAAATCTCGTTCGACTATCGGAAAAACAATTACAAGGAATTCGATACCTATGCGCTGGGCGTACCTACCTACAACCCGTATACAGCCGCTCAGGCCAGTACCTACCGGGTTTCGCTTGATAACAGCACGCCATTCGTAACGTACGGATACCTGATCAATCAGCACATCGAATACGGTGAACTGCTGGGTGTTACCGCCGGTTTCCGTTCCGATTATTCATCGGCATTCGGACGTGGGTCGACGCCGTTTACCTTCCCGCACGCCGATGGATATATCCGTCCTTCGTCGCTTACGTTCTGGCAGAACAGCGCCCTGGGAACGTACGTGCCTGAGTTCAAACTGCGGGCGGCTTACGGACAGGCGGGTATTCAGCCTAAGCCGTTTGACCGGTACGTAACGCTGGGTACGCGTACGTTTGGAGCTAACAACGTCTTTTATAACACTGTTACACAAAGTAACCCGGATTTGGGCGTAGAGGTGTCGAAAGAACTTGAACTGGGAACGGACTTCACGATTAAAGGCGGCAACGGCGATTGGCTCCGTAAGCTGAACTTCTCGTTCAGCTACTGGGATCGTTCTACCGACAATGCCATCTATAACGTAAACTCGGCTCCGTCTACGGGTATCGGTACGGTGAAAGACAATGCCTTCTCGCTATCTTCGAAAGGTACCCAGTTCTCCCTGAACGCGACCGTTTACCGGGGGCGTAGCTTTACCTGGAATTTCACGACGAACTTTGGCCATCAGAGTTCACAGATCGATGCCGTAAAAGGAAATCAGCAGATCGTTGTGACATCCAGCGCGGGTAGTACGAACTATGTACTGAAAGCCGGTCAGAAAATTGGTCAGCTGTTCGGATTCCTGGCTATTCATAGCCTTGATCAGGTGTTGCCCGATGGCAAGCCCGCCATTGCCGAAAGCGCTAAAGCAAATTACGAAGTGGCCAGCAACGGCTACGTGGTCAACAAAACGACCAAGCAGCCTCTGTTTAGCTCGGCTCAGTACAGCTTCGGCGATCCGAACCCTACGTTTGTGTCGTCGTTCATCAACGATATTTCGTTCCGCGACATCGTAACACTGAACTTCCAGTTCGACTGGACGCAGGGCAGCCACATTTATAACCAGACGAAAGAGTGGATGTACCGCGATGGTATCCACAAGGATTACACCAACCCAATTACGATAAATGGTCAAACGGGTGCCTGGACGGCCTTCTACCGGGGTGTTTATCAGGCGGGTGCCAACAACGGAACGAAAGATTACTTCTACGAAGATGCTTCGTTTGTACGGCTTCGGAACGTTGCGCTGGGTGTAGAGTTGACCAAGCTCATCAAGTTGCCGATGCGCCGGTTACAGGTTGTCTTCAGCGGTCGTAACGTGCTCACCTTCACGAAGTACACAGGATTCGATCCTGAGGTAAGCTCCGGCCAGACAACGGGTAACGAAAGTTCGGCATGGGATCGGGGTACGGACCATAACACGACGCCAAACAACCGTTCGTATCAGGTTTCTCTCAATTTTGGCTTCTAA
- a CDS encoding hypothetical protein (KEGG: cbg:CbuG_0731 thiol-disulfide isomerase and thioredoxin) — MGHLNQSVKGLNSFYSRWIYQVIQPGVFARISRGKGDWKFKGLPVIGLALLLFVQLKPASSGLTVYAFLSTECPISQQYVRTLEKLHQRYSPVGVRFIAMFPLSTDSPQRIRQFRSEYGLPFTGRPDVGAQLARQFRVRTTPEVVVMQANGIVRYQGAIDDWYISLGKHRPQVTNAYLQQALDALLANQAVTPARTEAIGCLLN, encoded by the coding sequence ATGGGTCATTTAAACCAGTCGGTAAAGGGCTTGAATTCGTTTTACAGCCGCTGGATTTATCAGGTTATCCAACCTGGTGTATTCGCACGAATATCACGTGGAAAGGGCGACTGGAAGTTTAAAGGGCTGCCAGTGATAGGATTGGCTCTTCTGCTGTTTGTCCAGTTAAAGCCTGCTTCATCAGGACTGACGGTTTATGCCTTTCTTAGCACTGAGTGCCCCATTAGTCAGCAGTACGTTCGGACATTGGAAAAACTGCACCAGCGGTATAGCCCAGTTGGGGTTCGATTTATAGCCATGTTTCCGCTGTCCACTGATTCGCCCCAACGGATCAGGCAATTCCGCTCTGAATATGGCCTTCCTTTTACTGGCCGCCCGGATGTTGGCGCGCAACTGGCCCGACAATTCCGTGTACGTACCACGCCCGAAGTAGTAGTTATGCAGGCAAATGGCATCGTACGATACCAGGGCGCTATCGACGATTGGTATATTTCGCTGGGCAAGCACCGCCCCCAGGTGACGAACGCTTATCTTCAGCAAGCTCTGGACGCGCTGCTGGCCAATCAGGCCGTTACACCGGCCCGAACAGAGGCTATTGGCTGTTTATTGAACTAA
- a CDS encoding hypothetical protein (KEGG: pzu:PHZ_c3308 hypothetical protein): MKKEPIGILLLLLLATPVLLAQTPTYTADIQPILAHHCAPCHHPGGLGPFSLLTYEDVAKRGKFIAKVTQIRYMPPFPADRQFQHYANERGLSEAEINTIQAWVQGGMVQGKEVRGKDNRVGAKGGAIQSERNARTPDLVLRMKPYNIKGDVQEDFRYFHVPMGLTQDIWVEAVEFVPGNRKLLHHSRLMIDSTGTMAGIDGISEEDPRLREFQKTPLADEFLYGWVPGNDRVTFPEGAAKRIRAGSDLILNIHYAPSAKADQDQSEVRLYFARKPVERVVKTLTLTENNVTNQPFQLPANTKPTFFMNYGPLRDTVRLLSVLPHMHRLGKSVRAFAITPDGDVINLIKIDAWDYNWQLSYFFQTPLVLPKGATIIAEASYDNTDQNPLNPNRPARTVGYGWNSTDEMMNLVFYYIK; this comes from the coding sequence ATGAAAAAGGAGCCAATTGGAATTTTATTACTTTTGCTGCTGGCGACTCCTGTGCTGTTGGCGCAGACGCCCACTTATACGGCCGATATTCAGCCCATTCTGGCTCATCATTGTGCTCCCTGCCATCACCCGGGCGGTTTAGGGCCGTTTAGCCTGCTGACCTACGAAGACGTAGCCAAACGAGGTAAATTTATTGCCAAAGTCACCCAGATTCGATACATGCCGCCTTTTCCAGCCGACCGGCAGTTTCAGCATTATGCGAACGAGCGGGGGCTGTCAGAAGCCGAAATCAATACCATTCAGGCCTGGGTGCAGGGGGGGATGGTACAAGGTAAAGAGGTACGGGGAAAGGATAATAGGGTGGGGGCGAAAGGAGGTGCGATCCAATCCGAACGCAATGCCCGAACGCCGGACCTTGTGCTGCGTATGAAGCCTTACAATATTAAGGGCGACGTGCAGGAGGACTTTCGGTATTTCCACGTACCCATGGGCTTAACGCAGGACATATGGGTCGAAGCCGTTGAGTTTGTACCTGGTAACCGTAAGTTACTCCACCACAGTCGGCTTATGATCGACTCTACGGGCACGATGGCCGGTATTGACGGCATAAGTGAAGAGGACCCCCGACTGCGGGAATTTCAGAAAACACCGCTGGCCGATGAGTTTCTGTATGGATGGGTGCCGGGTAATGACCGGGTAACATTCCCGGAGGGAGCGGCCAAGCGAATTCGGGCGGGTAGCGACCTTATTCTTAATATACACTATGCTCCGTCGGCAAAGGCCGATCAGGACCAGTCTGAAGTGAGGTTGTATTTTGCCCGAAAACCAGTGGAACGGGTCGTGAAAACACTTACCCTTACGGAGAATAATGTGACCAATCAACCCTTTCAACTGCCTGCCAATACAAAGCCGACGTTTTTTATGAACTACGGCCCGCTACGCGATACAGTCCGCCTTCTATCCGTTTTACCCCACATGCATCGATTGGGGAAATCGGTTCGGGCGTTTGCCATTACCCCCGATGGGGATGTGATCAATCTCATAAAGATTGATGCCTGGGATTATAACTGGCAACTGTCTTACTTCTTTCAAACCCCGCTTGTGTTGCCTAAAGGGGCTACTATCATTGCCGAAGCCAGTTACGACAACACAGACCAAAACCCCCTCAATCCAAACCGGCCTGCCCGAACGGTGGGCTACGGCTGGAACTCGACCGATGAAATGATGAATCTGGTCTTCTATTACATAAAGTAG
- a CDS encoding Lanthionine synthetase C family protein (PFAM: Lanthionine synthetase C family protein~KEGG: mxa:MXAN_2857 putative lantibiotic modification protein): protein MVFKKVNTLLQPEDASIFLSEAISIGTWTIEQAKRSEQGIFWTMYYNDDDLISEAATTHLYSGTAGVIHFLMELYLVTNDPNLEEYIHGGLRWLIHHSKSSGLDSYSMFTGRLSVALCFLRAASQFNNPNYLNFAYSSLESVESFLTSSTNDLINGISGCLLGLVHFYHHTKDESILPLVFKFIDRLLQNCRFLRDSVYWDLTKDHTQPLCGFSHGLAGIGFCLLEVGHYFNLPFLTDLAQKTYQAENYHFQPHKLNWPDFRKGSYSKKDENEFRRSLINKDLYPFIKEKFMFAWCHGAPGIGLSRLRAHQITGNKTWLNDLEMAITSTSHDLDNTGINSYCLCHGGAGNADLLIEAFLYTNKQDYFEAALKVGKKALQQKEQLGYYRPGSLTDKPDAALFTGTSGVGLFYLRLLFPSSIHSVLYPVLPKPEMQFHLNNNLWSEKKASFNLVKASFSNATNYLNYKGINEIGLPIESILGINFLSKTTLKHHLIWIRLKLFKKDYKKYVSLLKLDIKLFRSRLSFESNNVLSYTKYRYRLEQSQYLLSKVENHINTFFKLTADASLVQNLTELNEIQYFLVYYNPYINSTYSVIKISSLSNAILTYLLTSNTLTSTVRYVDELLEDNHDISLLQISELVRNQLWEFIKMGLLEESSTVNSQ, encoded by the coding sequence ATGGTTTTTAAAAAAGTTAATACCTTATTACAACCTGAAGATGCATCAATTTTCTTATCAGAAGCAATATCAATTGGAACGTGGACTATTGAACAAGCGAAACGGTCTGAGCAAGGTATCTTCTGGACGATGTACTATAATGATGATGACTTAATCTCAGAAGCGGCAACAACGCATTTATACAGTGGAACTGCGGGAGTTATTCATTTCTTAATGGAATTATATCTAGTTACTAACGACCCTAATCTTGAAGAATATATTCATGGTGGCTTAAGATGGTTAATCCATCATTCCAAATCGAGTGGTCTTGATTCATATAGCATGTTTACAGGACGCTTATCTGTGGCACTATGCTTTTTGCGTGCAGCATCACAATTCAACAATCCCAATTATCTTAATTTTGCATATTCTTCCCTAGAATCTGTGGAAAGTTTTCTAACGAGTTCGACAAACGATTTAATTAATGGTATATCGGGTTGCTTACTTGGCTTAGTACATTTTTATCACCATACAAAAGATGAATCAATTTTACCATTAGTATTCAAGTTTATTGACAGACTTCTTCAAAACTGCCGATTTCTTAGAGATAGTGTATATTGGGATTTAACAAAAGACCATACTCAACCATTGTGTGGTTTTTCTCACGGTCTTGCAGGAATTGGATTTTGTCTTCTTGAAGTAGGGCACTATTTTAATTTACCATTTCTTACTGATTTGGCCCAAAAAACTTACCAAGCTGAGAACTATCATTTTCAACCTCACAAATTGAACTGGCCTGATTTTCGAAAAGGCAGTTATTCAAAAAAGGATGAAAATGAATTTCGCCGTTCCCTAATCAACAAAGACTTATATCCATTTATTAAGGAAAAGTTTATGTTTGCATGGTGTCACGGCGCCCCCGGTATCGGGTTGTCAAGGCTTCGAGCCCATCAGATTACTGGCAACAAAACTTGGTTAAACGATTTAGAAATGGCTATCACGTCTACTAGTCATGATTTAGATAATACCGGTATAAATTCCTATTGCTTATGTCACGGAGGTGCAGGCAATGCCGACCTGTTGATCGAGGCATTTTTATATACTAACAAACAAGACTATTTTGAGGCCGCGCTTAAGGTTGGTAAAAAAGCGCTTCAACAAAAAGAGCAACTAGGGTATTACCGCCCTGGTTCTTTAACTGACAAGCCTGATGCTGCTCTTTTCACCGGTACATCTGGGGTTGGCCTTTTCTACTTGCGCTTGCTATTCCCATCGAGCATCCACTCTGTTTTATATCCAGTATTACCTAAGCCTGAAATGCAATTTCACCTTAATAATAACCTATGGAGTGAAAAAAAAGCATCTTTCAATCTAGTTAAAGCTTCTTTTAGTAATGCAACGAATTATTTAAATTACAAGGGCATCAATGAAATTGGTCTTCCGATTGAATCAATTCTTGGAATTAATTTTCTTTCAAAAACCACCCTTAAACATCATCTCATCTGGATACGATTAAAGTTATTCAAAAAAGACTATAAAAAATATGTATCTCTGCTAAAGCTAGACATAAAACTATTCAGATCCAGGCTAAGTTTCGAGTCAAACAATGTACTTTCCTATACAAAGTATAGATATCGCCTTGAACAGTCGCAATATCTTTTGTCAAAAGTTGAAAATCACATCAACACTTTCTTTAAACTTACCGCAGATGCCTCTTTAGTACAGAATTTGACAGAGCTAAATGAAATCCAATATTTTCTTGTTTACTATAATCCTTACATTAACTCAACTTATTCAGTTATTAAAATTTCATCCCTCTCAAATGCCATTTTGACCTATTTGTTGACTAGTAATACACTTACATCGACTGTTAGATACGTAGATGAACTTTTGGAAGATAATCATGACATTAGCCTTTTGCAAATTTCTGAGTTAGTTAGAAATCAACTTTGGGAATTTATTAAAATGGGGCTTCTCGAGGAGTCATCAACAGTAAATTCACAATAA
- a CDS encoding ABC transporter related protein (PFAM: ABC transporter related; peptidase C39 bacteriocin processing; ABC transporter transmembrane region~SMART: AAA ATPase~KEGG: bph:Bphy_3834 cyclic nucleotide-regulated ABC bacteriocin/lantibiotic exporter), with the protein MKRFPFIKQLYEMDCGPTSLLMIAQYYGKRFTLHKLKEKAGNNRAGVSISGLANAAESIGFKTLSARLPFDKFRELAPLPAIAYWQGRHFLVVYKTDRKFIYVSDPARGQLRYTHNEFKSGWVEQGDIGSVLFVEPTPAFYQYEEDKVTQDSGWEYIFNYIKPFKGYIFQLFLGMLLGSLLMLVFPFLTQSIVDVGINTNNIGFVNLILLAQLMLTISRTSVEFIRSWLLLHISSRLSINILADFLIKMMKLPISFFDTKMTGDLLQRIGDHRRIESFLSSQTLSLIFSLFNLLIFSAIMIYYNLTIFGVFVAGSIIYMFWVLSFMNRRRRLDFRMFDQQSAAQSNIIQLITSISEIKQQNSERVKRWEWEHLQARQFRINLYKLSLNQIQDAGSMLINETRNIFITYLTVRSVMNGDITFGTMLSIQYIIGQLNGPILTFIGFMHSFQDAQISLERLQEIYKQPDEEPDPSSKITRLPADQSLSLDNISFSYPGIQQPVIESLSLYIPAGKTTAVVGSSGSGKTTLIKLLLKYYPPTSGEIRLGNVNLNSVSIRLWRDQCGVVLQDGVLFSDTIARNIAVADDEIDWERLEYACKTANIASFIETLPQSYRTKIGSEGQGLSQGQKQRILLARVVYRNPAIVILDEATNALDANNERTILANMNEFLHTKTVVVVAHRLSTVINADQIVVLNQGRIQECGTHDELILKHGAYFQLVRNQLSLGTD; encoded by the coding sequence ATGAAAAGATTTCCTTTTATTAAGCAGTTGTATGAGATGGATTGTGGCCCTACCTCATTATTAATGATAGCCCAGTATTACGGAAAACGATTTACTCTTCACAAACTTAAAGAAAAAGCAGGGAACAATCGGGCCGGCGTTTCCATTAGCGGATTGGCTAATGCTGCTGAAAGTATTGGCTTTAAAACATTATCAGCTCGTTTACCCTTCGACAAGTTTCGGGAATTAGCGCCCCTTCCGGCTATTGCTTATTGGCAGGGAAGACACTTCTTGGTTGTTTATAAAACAGATCGAAAATTCATTTATGTTTCAGATCCTGCCCGCGGTCAACTACGTTATACCCACAATGAATTTAAAAGTGGGTGGGTAGAGCAGGGTGACATTGGAAGTGTATTATTTGTTGAGCCTACACCCGCTTTTTATCAATATGAAGAAGATAAAGTAACACAAGATTCGGGATGGGAATATATATTTAACTATATCAAGCCATTTAAAGGATATATTTTTCAATTGTTTTTAGGTATGCTGCTTGGCAGTCTACTGATGCTAGTATTTCCCTTCTTAACTCAGTCGATTGTCGATGTAGGAATTAATACCAATAATATTGGATTTGTAAACCTGATACTATTAGCGCAGTTGATGCTTACTATCAGTCGAACGAGTGTTGAGTTTATTAGAAGTTGGCTGTTATTACACATTAGTTCTCGGCTAAGCATCAATATCTTAGCCGATTTCCTCATTAAAATGATGAAACTTCCAATTTCATTTTTCGACACCAAAATGACAGGAGACCTACTGCAACGGATTGGGGATCATCGTCGTATAGAATCATTTTTATCATCCCAAACGCTCAGCCTTATCTTTTCACTTTTCAATCTGCTCATCTTTAGTGCTATAATGATATACTACAACCTCACTATTTTTGGAGTTTTTGTAGCTGGTAGTATTATATATATGTTCTGGGTGTTATCGTTCATGAATCGACGGCGTAGACTTGACTTTCGTATGTTTGATCAGCAGTCGGCAGCACAGTCAAACATTATACAGCTGATTACGAGTATTAGCGAGATTAAACAACAAAACAGTGAACGCGTTAAGCGTTGGGAGTGGGAGCATTTACAAGCTCGTCAGTTCCGCATCAATCTTTACAAATTATCTTTAAACCAAATACAAGATGCAGGGTCAATGCTAATTAATGAAACGAGAAATATTTTTATCACTTATTTAACTGTCCGTTCAGTTATGAATGGGGACATTACATTTGGAACAATGCTCTCAATTCAATATATCATCGGGCAGCTTAACGGGCCTATTTTAACGTTTATAGGCTTCATGCACTCGTTTCAGGATGCGCAAATTAGTTTAGAGCGTCTTCAGGAAATATATAAACAACCCGATGAAGAACCCGATCCTAGCTCAAAAATTACCCGTCTTCCTGCTGACCAGTCGCTATCTCTTGATAATATCTCATTTTCTTATCCAGGCATTCAACAGCCTGTAATAGAGAGCCTTAGCCTTTATATTCCAGCAGGTAAAACTACAGCAGTTGTTGGATCAAGTGGTAGCGGTAAAACTACATTGATCAAACTATTACTTAAATATTACCCCCCCACAAGTGGTGAAATTAGGCTTGGTAATGTTAACCTAAATAGTGTCAGCATTCGTCTCTGGCGCGACCAATGTGGTGTTGTATTACAAGATGGTGTACTTTTTAGCGATACTATTGCGCGTAATATTGCTGTAGCAGATGATGAAATTGACTGGGAACGTCTTGAATATGCTTGTAAAACAGCTAATATCGCATCATTCATTGAAACATTACCACAAAGCTATCGTACCAAAATTGGTAGTGAAGGGCAAGGACTAAGTCAAGGCCAAAAACAGCGTATCCTACTTGCTCGTGTTGTGTATCGAAACCCCGCAATAGTTATTCTCGACGAAGCTACCAATGCCCTTGACGCGAATAATGAGCGTACAATCTTGGCGAATATGAACGAGTTTCTACACACCAAGACGGTAGTAGTAGTAGCACACCGACTTAGCACAGTTATTAATGCTGACCAAATTGTCGTACTTAATCAGGGACGTATCCAAGAATGCGGAACCCACGACGAACTTATACTTAAACATGGTGCTTACTTTCAATTAGTCCGCAACCAATTATCACTAGGTACAGATTAA